A region of the Montipora foliosa isolate CH-2021 chromosome 8, ASM3666993v2, whole genome shotgun sequence genome:
TTTGTGATCAAGGTAGATGTAGTGCAACCAAGTTGGAATTCCCTGCAGCCATTCTGTCCACATCCAAAGCCGAAGTTGTAAAATGCAACCAGAAGTTTGCTTGCCCAGATAGGTAGAACTTCACTTTTACTTGGTTTGTGCAAtatgccatttttgaaaataccgTTTActgtactctttgtttgtccatccaaattttgcatataaACATTGTTggcagtttctcttgggacttaaaagGGTCTTAAGAGAACCAAAACaatccttgtgcaaaatttggaggggcAAGCAAGTCTTGTGGTTAACTTGTAAGCGACGAttaatttttgaattttgagatCCAGGCCatgttctcaatttttttttagaatgaaCCAATTATacaaaattaatacatgtactGTGTAGGAGGAAGACCATCTTGATCTTTGCAAATAAGGTTCACATTGCAACCAGGGACAGGTTTCTCAAAGCCTGGTTATCGCTAACCGTTgcttaagaggtatcaaaacctataggttttcatatgtggtatttaacgctggatAACGCTATAACCATGAATTAAGCAGTTAACCAGGGCCAGGTTGACAATcggacatacatgtagtttgatGCTGCTTTGGCTTGGAGAATTTTGATTGTAGTTGAAAAAGTTTATACAATTGAAAAACATGAGCTACATTCAAAATTCTCCTAAGTAAAGTACATGTAGAAGTGCAtcttaccttcttctttgccatctcattgttatcatcatcgttGTGTCACTCATCCACTATCCATTGTCAATCATCTGAGCAAATTATATTTACTTATACattcatgatgatgatgatagtaaaATCTTTGTAGAGCACCAGCATCCTTAGAGTTCAAAGCCTGGCGATTCTAGTATATATTATGCGAAACTGTATAGTAATGTTACCAATGTTTTCTGCTGCGAGATTGCAAAAAATATATTCTAATTTGAAGATaagaatttaagaaaaaaagtcTCACTCCTCGGGATGAATGTGTTAATATTCATTAGTTACATATGTATATACGCACACACATCCAAATGACATGAAGCGCATATTACTGAAAGCAGGGATAGAGAGAAGGAAGTTGAGAGAGAGAAAGCGAAGCTGCAATTCTGATCTTAACACCTTTCTCGGGAAAGGGATAGAGGTTAAGAAGATATACGAAACATCAGCCttttcacttgaaaatactCCGTTTTGAATTGAATGTGTTAATAGTGTTTGTGGTAAAAGCAAAACCTTTTCGAATTCCCGACGATTTAAAAAAGTTTTTTCGAAGATTTGCAAATTTGGTAAGGtacgttttttaaatttcgctGTGTAGATATGATATCTGCCAATTGCAAGTGTATGGTGTAGAAGTACACCTTAACAGCATTAACTACACCCAGGCAGATAGGTAAGGTCAGTGAAAAGTGTTGTGGCTTAATCTGATGTTGTATCAGCGAGTACTGAACATAACAAATTTACAGTCCCAAAAGAGATGAATCAGGGTTTCTGCACTTTCTTCACAAAACCTCCAGGAGATTGTACGGGAAATACCTATTTTAAAGAGGTAACTATTCGTGGCAATCCTTCTGTGAGGGAgtttaaattgaaaaattcGAAGTTTCTCTCGTGCAGTAAAGGCAAAATATACGAGTGATCCCAATGCATCAGATTTTCATCTATTCCGCAATCAACTGTCCATTTTCTCTGGCTTTTCACTGGCGTAGAAGAAATTCCTTGAATGATGGATTTATAAGCTTTACTGCAAAAATTTGTGGATGTTAGTAACTTTTGAACATGGGTGAGTTTACTCTTAAAGTTTCGTCATATGCTGACCGTGAAAAAGCTTTAGTTTACTCATCGCTGAAATAACAATATAATATGTTAAATGTGGTTTTAACTTTATTGCGTGTTGTAAACTCTTTATACTTGAGAGAGTCTAAATTTTTATCTAATATATCCTTGACCTGATTAACTCCCACACGGGACCAATTTCGGTAGAGAATTTGTCGGTTTCCAACCTTAATCAAGGAATTGTAccaaatttgtaaatttccagGCTGTGTTGGGTGACCATCGTAGtttaaatttgcccaaattTCGAGTACTTCTTCAGGAAAGGTGTCTGGGATGTTTAATCTAGCCATGTGGGCCTGATTCAAATTGCCCGTTAAaagaagttttacgtcatattgTTTAATAAAGTATTCAAAAAAGAGCTTCCATTTAGCTTGGCTGTTATTGTGGTTAAGGTATCTCTGTACCCATTTGGCCTTCAAAGCACAGTTAAAGGATTGAATATCTATCATTTTTAGTCCACCATCATTATATTCGTTACTCATCACACTCCTTTTAATTTTATCTCCCCTCCCATTCCAAGGGAATAGAATAATTGATGTATTTCCTTTAGATAAAGTTACGATGAGGGCAAAAGTGACGTGATATAGACAAGATGGGAGGCAGCTAGGCttttgaaaactgctattttgcctTGGAGGGCTAATCTTCTAAGTTGCTAACAATTTAGGATTCTagtaattttttcctttccttcgaggagtgagacttaatagatttacTCTTTTTAACGCCAGAAGATttttttactcgtcaatggttggcggttcaggagtcaatCTCAAAGTCCCTGCCAACTTGGACAAGCCAATAGAATAGTAGCTTCTCAACAACACCCTAagattttctttatttctcccCCTCCTTTTGCAATTCACAAAGGTTGTGTTAACACCAGTATTCAACCACCCCAAGACTCATTCCtccaaacaaaatttaaactaaGGGCACTTTCCTTTAGTCAGAACTGGCTggccagacccatcagtttgcaaagaaaatgcaacaatttgaaggaacacatGCATGATAATGCCTCGCATTCTTCCAAAGGAGTGTATATTATCCTTGAaaagtgttaatttgaaggcggtgtagagttagtccttccaaatacctggtctggccggtcagttctgtcaaatagAAATCTCCCTTAAAATGCAACGTCATCGCTTCTGCACGTACTTCGTGCCTATGTTTGTTTGTGCCGTGCGCTTTTCTTTTGTGACAGTTTTCGTTTGTGTCCGGCTGAAAGTTTTCGTTTGTGCCGTGAAGTTTTTGTTTGTGCCAtgacagattttgtgttagaatgttctcacactgtttgtgaaaaacatagttcGCTCGCTGagcttttaggcattttctgttttggtcacgtgatttaccagaTATGGTTGTAAGTCAAACAGGACAAAGGAacgttaaatagaacacacttggcaaaaaaggataagAGTTAAGGAGTTAAAGGtattcgagaaatgactatttgaagaggtccatagcaacggtttggtagttaagagccactcCCCTTAAAAATCTATTAAAATCTCTGGGTGTGAGCACAGGCCAACCACCCTCTGTTGGTGTTGTTTTTATCGATCTGTAAAAGGATAAAATACACTACGGCGGTTGCAATTTGCTtggcaataaagtttgaaagcaaataattcaatgaaaaatCGAACAAAGTGTCAACTCAGCCCTGTGTCAGTGTTATGTTCTTTTGGTCGTTCCGAGCTGTTTAGGCGTCATTTTGTGAGATCTTTCGACCACCCATTAGAGAGCCAAGAAAATTGACGGGACAGGCAACATCGAGCCGCCGGCCGGTGACTGCGTCTGGAACTGacgccaaaccagtgaaattctcaccttaaaaacaccagcatccgaTCTATTAAGGATTGTCCCCATATCTTCGCCAAATTTGAGCTTCATatttcgaaaattcaccgaGAAAGGCGATCCTGAAATCCATAATAGAGTTTTCTCAATATAATCGGTGCAAGAAGCCAGACCTAAGGAATTCAAAGCATTTGAGCCTATTCGAAGCCACCAATCAGTGCAACGCAACCATTGGGAACTGCCAGGAGGGGCTGGGAACTGCTTTGAGATGATTGAGCTTTGTTCTCAATGAAAGCAATGTTATGAGAGCATTAATGGGCTAAACCATAAGCTTGACTTACAGGTATTCTGGAGTCAAGGTTTTGTGGAAGGAAGTGTTCTCATAGTTTTTATTGTGGTTGTGAAGATTGTAACCAAATACCTGTCGGGTGGTCTAAATAGAGTCATTTGTGTGACAATTAGGCTTGAAGGATTTTCATATAACACCTGCTTTCAAAATAATGATATTTGTCCAATAAAATACTTTGTTTTTGATTAATCTACATTTTTTAGAAACCCAAACAATAGGTCTTTTTGAATCTGTGGTTGCCATGGTTACATGATTCTTATTGTGATGTCACAGGTACACTTGCTGTAAAGCCAATCAAGACTATTCGTGTTGTCCATGGCCAGAAGCTGTGTGCTGCTCTAACACAAAACATTGTTGTCCACGAGGATATAAGTGCTCTCTGGATGGGAAGAGCTGCTCATTTGCATCACAAAGTATTGCAGCCTTATCCACAGGTGTCCCAAAAACAATATCAAAGAGCTTGAGAAAATTCTTACAGCAGATTGTAAAGGCAGTCTCCAACGAGTTGCTGTTAAGTGCAACAGGTCATCGTAAGCAGTCAATGGTTTTTAAAGAGGAAGTAATGGAAAGTATTGTTTGTCCCGATGGGAAAAGTGAGTGTCCAGCAGACAGTTCTTGTTGTAAGCTTTCATCTGGCAGTTGGGGTTGCTGTCCTCTTCGAAAAGCAGTGTGTTGCAGTGATGGGGTTCATTGCTGTCCTCAGGGATACCATTGTGATGTTGCAAATGGAACTTGCAGCAGGGATAGCGAGAGCCTTCCTATGTTTCAAAAGAGGCCAGCAACAAATTGGAATGTCAAAGTATCTTATGTTGTTTGCCCAGATGAAATATCAGAGTGTCCCAATAAAAGCACGTGCTGTAAGTTGCATTCAGGGGATTGGGGCTGTTGTCCTTTCCCAAAAGCTGTTTGCTGCAGTGATGGAGAACATTGCTGTCCAGAAGGACACACTTGTGACATTCCACATCAAACTTGCAAGAAGACAGGCAAGATGTTCCTAATGTTAAACAAGGCACCAGCTTTGAGAAAGAGGACAAAGCCGAACAATGTTATTTGTCCTGACAAAGAATCTCAGTGCCAAGAGGATCAAACTTGCTGTAAGTTGGCTTCTGGTGAATATGGCTGTTGTCCTCTTCCACACGCTGTGTGCTGTAGTGATAAACTGCATTGCTGCCCTGAGGGCTACAGGTGCGATCTTTCAGCTCAAACTTGTACTACAAGTATTGGCAACTTGCCGTTGTTTAGAAAAGTAAAATCATCGAGCCAAGATGATAATGGAAGAAGTCGTGAACCCATGTTACTCAAGACATCAGCCTCTAGACTCGTGCGTAACAATATTGTTTGTCCTGGTGAAAAAGTAATGTGTCAAGAAAGTCAAACATGTTGTGAAGTAAGTGCAGGAAAATACGGTTGCTGTccagttcctgatgctgtgtgTTGTAATGATGGCGAGCATTGCTGTCCTCAAGGATACATTTGCAATATATCTGCCGCACGTTGTACTCAAGAGAGCAGAAATGTGCCATTTTTGAGGAAAATAAAAGCATTTAAGAGGGTCAGTAAGGAGAAGAGTATTATTTGCCCTGATCGCGAATCAGAGTGTCCAGACGGTAATACGTGTTGCAAACTTTCGTCAGGTGCTTATGGCTGCTGTCCTCTTCCAAGCGCAGTTTGCTGCAGTGATGGAATCCATTGCTGTCCTTCTGGGTACACGTGCGATGTAGCTAATGGAACTTGTGACCAAGGAAGCAAGATCTTAAAGATATTGCAGAAGATACCAGCATTGAAGTCAGCAGCAGTGAATCGCAAGACTGTGGAAGAACTCGTTCAAAGGGTTGCCATTCCATCCCGGTTATCTTCTgtcacaaaggaaaacaatgtTATTTGTCCTGATGAGTCACAGTGTCCAGATGGTAATACTTGTTGCAAACTTTCGTCAGGAAGGTATGGCTGCTGTCCTCTTCCAAGCGCAGTTTGCTGCAGTGATGGAATCCATTGCTGTCCTTCTGGGTACACGTGCGATGTAGCTAGTGGAACGTGCGACCAAGGAAGCAAGATCTTAAAGATATTGCAGAGGATACCAGCATTGA
Encoded here:
- the LOC138012413 gene encoding progranulin-like, whose product is MKGIHSVLILLTSCLVYCYAKSNQCTDKKRSCPQETTCCPLSNGTFGCCPFENAVCCGDSIHCCPQGYICDTVEGMCQIGTKSVPLRKKIPATPTSNEIGLQLEVVCPSGEGQCPADHSCCLDATSNQVHCCPAGYFCDQGRCSATKLEFPAAILSTSKAEVVKCNQKFACPDRYTCCKANQDYSCCPWPEAVCCSNTKHCCPRGYKCSLDGKSCSFASQSIAALSTGVPKTISKSLRKFLQQIVKAVSNELLLSATGHRKQSMVFKEEVMESIVCPDGKSECPADSSCCKLSSGSWGCCPLRKAVCCSDGVHCCPQGYHCDVANGTCSRDSESLPMFQKRPATNWNVKVSYVVCPDEISECPNKSTCCKLHSGDWGCCPFPKAVCCSDGEHCCPEGHTCDIPHQTCKKTGKMFLMLNKAPALRKRTKPNNVICPDKESQCQEDQTCCKLASGEYGCCPLPHAVCCSDKLHCCPEGYRCDLSAQTCTTSIGNLPLFRKVKSSSQDDNGRSREPMLLKTSASRLVRNNIVCPGEKVMCQESQTCCEVSAGKYGCCPVPDAVCCNDGEHCCPQGYICNISAARCTQESRNVPFLRKIKAFKRVSKEKSIICPDRESECPDGNTCCKLSSGAYGCCPLPSAVCCSDGIHCCPSGYTCDVANGTCDQGSKILKILQKIPALKSAAVNRKTVEELVQRVAIPSRLSSVTKENNVICPDESQCPDGNTCCKLSSGRYGCCPLPSAVCCSDGIHCCPSGYTCDVASGTCDQGSKILKILQRIPALKSAAVNRKTEEELVQRVAIPSRLSSVPKENNVICPDGSQCPDDNTCCELSSGGYGCCPLPNAVCCSDGIHCCPSGYACNLSAGTCDQGRGKEVGMVLNVPAVLIKTKKGVKIDYVECPDKSRCLDYETCCPTSDTEYGCCPLPHAVCCEDKTHCCPKGYRCDLVSKTCKMGTVRIPLLTKRKSARRQKPKIVNLDEKIRFTSEESKDGKAVEKLGVL